From Arachis stenosperma cultivar V10309 chromosome 2, arast.V10309.gnm1.PFL2, whole genome shotgun sequence, one genomic window encodes:
- the LOC130961033 gene encoding nucleolar GTP-binding protein 1-like, translating into MVQYNFKKITVVPNGKDFVDIILSRTQRQTPTVVHKGYAISRLRQFYMRKVKYTQQNFHDKLSTIIDEFPRLDDIHPFYGDLLHVLYNKDHYKLALGQINTARNLIGKIAKDYVKLLKYGDSLYRCKCLKVAALGRMCTVIKRIGPSLAYLEQVRQHMARLPSIDPNTRTILICGYPNVGKSSFINKITRADVDVQPYAFTTKSLFVGHTDYKYLRYQVIDTPGILDRPFEDRNIIEMCSITALAHLRAAILFFLDISGSCGYSIAQQAALFHSIKSLFMNKPLIIVCNKTDLQPLEGISEEDMKLVIEMKSEALKTVIGQGGEATSDDSVLLTMSTLTEEGVISVKNAACERLLNQRVEVKMKSKKINDCLNRFHVAIPKQRDQKERPPCIPQAVLEAKAKAAAEKEKRKTEKDLENANGGAGVYSMNLRKHYILANDEWKEDILPEILDGHNVYDFIDPDILQRVEELEREEGIRQAEEENGEFEIDGAELTPEQQAALAEIRKKKSLLIQQHRIKKSNAESRPTVPRKFDKDKKFTSERMGRQLSSLGLDPSLAIQRMRSRSVSRRGRKRDRSPDGGDSMDVDGDTPDKKQRLSRSRSRSRSVSRPPHEVVPGEGLKDSAQKIKAIKLAKKSVKKRNKQARRGEADRVIPTLKPKHLFSGKRSTGKTDRR; encoded by the coding sequence ATGGTGCAGTATAACTTCAAGAAGATTACGGTAGTGCCGAATGGGAAGGACTTTGTTGACATCATCCTCTCCCGTACCCAGCGCCAGACACCAACCGTCGTGCACAAAGGATATGCAATTTCCCGTCTCCGTCAGTTTTATATGCGAAAAGTGAAGTACACTCAACAAAATTTCCATGACAAGCTCTCTACCATCATTGATGAGTTTCCTCGCCTCGACGATATTCACCCGTTCTACGGAGATCTCCTCCACGTGCTCTACAACAAAGACCATTACAAGCTTGCACTTGGACAGATCAACACCGCCAGGAATCTTATTGGTAAGATTGCAAAAGACTATGTGAAGCTGTTGAAGTATGGTGACTCGCTGTACCGGTGCAAGTGTCTGAAGGTTGCTGCTCTTGGTCGCATGTGCACTGTCATCAAGAGGATTGGCCCGAGTTTGGCTTACCTTGAACAGGTTAGGCAACATATGGCTAGGCTTCCGTCGATAGATCCAAACACCAGGACTATTTTGATTTGTGGCTACCCTAATGTTGGCAAGAGTTCATTCATTAACAAAATTACAAGAGCTGATGTGGACGTGCAGCCTTATGCTTTCACCACAAAGTCGCTGTTCGTTGGCCACACAGACTACAAATACCTGAGGTACCAAGTAATTGATACACCGGGTATTTTGGACAGGCCTTTTGAGGATCGAAATATTATTGAGATGTGCAGTATTACTGCTTTAGCTCATCTGAGAGCTGCAATACTGTTTTTCTTGGATATATCTGGGTCTTGTGGTTATAGTATTGCTCAGCAGGCAGCTCTATTTCACAGCATTAAGTCTTTGTTTATGAACAAGCCGCTGATCATAGTGTGCAACAAGACCGACTTGCAACCACTGGAGGGGATATCTGAGGAAGACATGAAGCTGGTCATCGAGATGAAATCCGAAGCCTTGAAGACTGTAATTGGCCAAGGAGGTGAGGCAACAAGTGATGACAGTGTGTTGTTGACCATGAGCACTTTGACAGAGGAAGGGGTGATTTCTGTGAAAAATGCAGCATGTGAGAGGCTACTGAATCAGAGGGTGGAGGTGAAGATGAAGTCAAAGAAAATTAATGACTGCTTGAATAGGTTTCATGTTGCGATACCAAAACAACGTGACCAGAAGGAAAGGCCACCATGCATTCCTCAGGCTGTTTTGGAAGCTAAAGCAAAAGCAGCAGctgaaaaggaaaagagaaaaaccGAGAAGGATCTGGAGAATGCGAATGGTGGAGCAGGTGTATactcaatgaacttgaggaAGCATTACATTTTGGCTAATGATGAATGGAAAGAAGATATACTGCCAGAAATTTTGGATGGTCACAATGTGTATGACTTCATTGATCCTGATATTCTCCAAAGGGTTGAAGAGTTGGAAAGAGAAGAGGGCATAAGACAGGCAGAAGAGGAAAATGGCGAGTTTGAGATTGATGGAGCTGAGTTGACTCCAGAACAGCAAGCAGCTTTAGCTGAgattagaaaaaagaaaagcttGCTCATCCAACAGCATAGGATTAAGAAGAGCAATGCGGAGAGCCGGCCAACTGTTCCTAGGAAATTTGACAAAGACAAGAAATTCACATCTGAGAGAATGGGTAGGCAGTTGTCTTCTCTGGGGCTTGATCCCAGTCTGGCAATCCAGAGAATGCGAAGTAGGTCTGTCTCTAGGAGAGGTCGGAAGAGGGACAGGTCACCTGATGGTGGAGACAGTATGGATGTTGATGGTGATACACCCGACAAGAAGCAGCGCCTGAGTAGGTCACGTTCACGATCCAGGTCTGTATCTCGCCCACCTCATGAAGTTGTGCCCGGAGAGGGCTTAAAGGACTCTGCACAAAAGATCAAGGCGATTAAACTTGCAAAGAAATCTGTCAAGAAGAGAAACAAGCAAGCTCGCCGCGGAGAAGCTGATAGAGTCATACCAACTCTTAAGCCGAAGCACTTGTTTTCTGGAAAGCGCTCCACTGGAAAAACCGATCGGCGCTGA